A genomic window from Populus nigra chromosome 7, ddPopNigr1.1, whole genome shotgun sequence includes:
- the LOC133698784 gene encoding protein S40-4-like, whose translation MATSNSYFARQKYRFLSTDLKHHAQLSHDSPFELDESDIYHHTTTLSISPDCRKPVLSPRLVKKSTSAAASCRPTDSREKIGGKPSSLPVNIPDWSRILKNEYRRGSDVVDDRGDVDDDVDGDDCFDGGVRVPPHELLVRQMARSRIASFSVHEGIGRTLKGRDLSRVRNAIWEKTGFQD comes from the coding sequence ATGGCCACCAGCAACAGCTATTTTGCCAGACAAAAGTACCGATTCCTTTCAACTGACCTCAAACACCATGCGCAACTCTCTCACGACTCACCCTTCGAACTCGACGAGTCCGACATCTACCACCACACCACTACTCTCTCTATCTCGCCCGACTGCCGCAAGCCCGTCCTCAGTCCGCGACTCGTCAAGAAGTCAACTTCCGCCGCCGCTTCCTGTAGACCGACAGATTCCAGGGAAAAAATAGGCGGAAAACCGTCGTCGCTGCCGGTGAATATACCGGACTGGTCGAGGATATTGAAGAACGAGTACCGAAGGGGATCTGACGTTGTTGATGATCGTggtgatgttgatgatgatgtggACGGTGATGATTGTTTTGATGGCGGGGTGAGGGTCCCACCTCACGAGTTATTGGTGAGGCAGATGGCTAGGTCAAGGATCGCATCCTTCTCGGTTCATGAAGGGATAGGGAGGACTTTGAAAGGGAGGGATCTTAGTAGGGTCAGAAATGCAATTTGGGAAAAAACTGGCTTCCAAGACtga